Proteins from one Emcibacter sp. SYSU 3D8 genomic window:
- a CDS encoding TraR/DksA C4-type zinc finger protein translates to MEHRSLEETRDTLAQRLAELRDSISATADSRAPVELDQASVGRLSRMDALQGQAMAMASARRRDDEIRRIEAALSRIDTDEYGYCLRCGDEIAAERLAADLAAALCIGCVSETGKR, encoded by the coding sequence ATGGAACACCGCAGCCTCGAGGAAACACGCGACACGCTGGCCCAGCGACTGGCCGAGTTGCGCGACTCCATCAGCGCCACCGCCGACAGCCGCGCGCCGGTCGAACTCGACCAGGCGTCGGTAGGCCGGCTTTCGCGGATGGATGCGCTCCAGGGCCAGGCCATGGCCATGGCGTCAGCACGCCGGCGAGACGATGAAATCCGCCGGATCGAGGCAGCGCTGTCACGGATCGATACCGATGAATATGGCTACTGTCTTCGTTGCGGCGACGAAATCGCCGCGGAACGGCTTGCCGCCGACCTGGCCGCCGCCCTGTGCATCGGCTGCGTCTCGGAGACCGGGAAGCGTTAA
- a CDS encoding acyl-CoA dehydrogenase family protein has protein sequence MEFTQSARSLEFKARVVDFMDTHIYPVNKRYLEIAHSDRRNDPEALAFIDDLRAQAKELGLWNLFFPHLRDDEPGTGLTNFEFAPIAEEMAKLPWASQVFNCNAPVTGNMELLGAAANEAQRKKWLRPLLEGDCYSCFAATEPEVASSDATNYQTTIVRDGDEYVVNGRKWFISLSMHPKCRFMILMGKTNPENPNRHKQHGVIIIPLDTPGVQILQDTTVMNAYHIGGHPEILLENVRVPAENLLGEPGEGFAIMQKRMGPGRIHYGMRCVGMAEVALGLLMSRAKERVAFGKHLHEHGSVANDIGRSRIEIDQARLLCMHTAKALDEKGVKGARKEIAMLKIVGTELLQNVSERALRVHGAMGVSNQTPLASLLGLGMHLSIADGPSEVHLPGIAKMELRNHDPADFQKFYDIPNRTRV, from the coding sequence ATGGAATTTACGCAGAGTGCAAGAAGCTTGGAATTCAAAGCCAGAGTGGTAGATTTCATGGATACCCATATCTACCCGGTGAACAAGCGCTATCTGGAAATCGCCCACAGCGATCGCCGCAACGATCCTGAAGCGTTGGCCTTTATCGACGACCTGCGCGCTCAGGCCAAGGAACTGGGTTTATGGAACCTGTTCTTTCCCCACCTGCGGGACGATGAACCTGGCACCGGGCTGACTAATTTCGAGTTCGCACCCATTGCCGAAGAGATGGCCAAGCTTCCCTGGGCCTCTCAGGTGTTCAACTGTAATGCTCCCGTCACGGGCAACATGGAGTTGCTCGGCGCGGCGGCCAACGAGGCGCAACGGAAAAAGTGGCTGCGGCCCCTGCTGGAAGGGGATTGCTATTCCTGTTTCGCTGCCACGGAACCGGAGGTAGCCTCGTCCGACGCCACCAATTACCAGACCACTATCGTGCGCGATGGCGATGAGTACGTGGTGAATGGCCGCAAGTGGTTCATTTCCCTGTCCATGCATCCGAAGTGCCGCTTCATGATCCTGATGGGCAAGACCAACCCGGAAAATCCCAACCGCCACAAGCAGCACGGCGTCATCATTATTCCGCTGGATACCCCCGGCGTTCAGATCCTGCAGGATACAACAGTGATGAACGCCTATCACATTGGCGGGCATCCCGAGATTCTTCTGGAAAACGTGCGCGTGCCTGCTGAAAACCTGCTGGGCGAACCGGGCGAAGGCTTCGCAATCATGCAGAAGCGCATGGGGCCTGGCCGCATCCACTACGGCATGCGTTGCGTGGGTATGGCCGAGGTGGCCCTCGGCCTGCTGATGTCCCGGGCCAAGGAACGCGTTGCCTTCGGCAAACACCTGCATGAACACGGCAGTGTGGCCAACGATATCGGCCGCTCCAGGATCGAGATCGACCAGGCCAGGCTCCTGTGCATGCACACGGCCAAGGCGCTGGATGAAAAGGGTGTCAAAGGCGCCCGCAAGGAAATCGCCATGCTCAAGATCGTCGGCACCGAACTGCTGCAGAATGTTTCCGAGCGCGCCCTGCGCGTGCACGGTGCCATGGGCGTATCCAACCAGACTCCACTGGCTTCCCTGCTTGGGCTGGGCATGCACTTGAGCATTGCCGATGGTCCCAGTGAAGTGCATTTGCCGGGTATCGCGAAAATGGAACTGCGCAACCACGATCCCGCTGATTTCCAAAAGTTCTACGATATTCCCAACAGGACTCGCGTTTAG
- a CDS encoding PEP-CTERM sorting domain-containing protein — protein MTIKANLLAAIIGIGALLAAAAPASALYDPTIPGLQFTGLTYSAPYGGPHRATVESDIESLISGDAYFVGRVNNNMVQEVAGSGSPYFANSLDGLCIDTGCTSGTWSFDPGPSNFLIAFVEISTAGISRLYEVVDYALLGSWNTNALSIEPEPIHRVSHMDFYAVLAETAGSVPEPGVIVLLGLGVAGIAGARWRRRTRP, from the coding sequence ATGACCATCAAAGCCAATCTGCTGGCAGCGATCATCGGGATCGGTGCGCTCCTTGCCGCCGCCGCGCCGGCCAGCGCGCTCTATGATCCGACCATTCCCGGCCTCCAGTTTACCGGGCTGACCTATTCGGCGCCTTACGGCGGCCCGCACCGGGCCACGGTCGAAAGCGATATCGAATCGCTGATCTCCGGCGACGCCTATTTCGTCGGACGAGTTAACAATAATATGGTTCAGGAAGTGGCCGGCAGCGGCAGTCCATATTTCGCGAATAGTCTGGACGGACTGTGTATCGATACCGGTTGCACCAGTGGCACCTGGTCGTTCGATCCCGGTCCGAGCAATTTCCTGATCGCATTCGTCGAGATTTCCACCGCCGGTATAAGCCGTCTGTATGAGGTGGTCGATTACGCCCTGCTGGGAAGCTGGAACACCAACGCGCTGTCGATCGAGCCCGAGCCTATCCACCGCGTGTCGCACATGGACTTCTATGCCGTGCTCGCCGAAACCGCAGGCAGCGTGCCGGAACCCGGCGTCATCGTCCTGCTTGGCCTTGGCGTGGCGGGCATCGCCGGCGCACGCTGGCGCCGCAGGACGCGCCCTTAG
- the mreD gene encoding rod shape-determining protein MreD, giving the protein MTATLQRAIVAIRTGVPFVLGMLLAVLSFVPYGSPEFSVIMPSLTLPLVYYWTLYRPEAMPLAAAFAIGLWQDILVGGPLGLMALLLVVTRGVIENQRQVLLTQPFAVGWLGFALISAALTMLAWMLAGLWWNHWFSVWPFIAHWGLGTAAYVPLAIGFRQVDKLMYEHA; this is encoded by the coding sequence ATGACCGCGACCCTGCAACGGGCAATCGTCGCCATCCGCACCGGCGTTCCCTTTGTTCTGGGGATGTTGCTGGCCGTGCTGTCCTTCGTGCCATATGGCTCGCCCGAGTTCAGTGTCATCATGCCGTCGCTGACCCTGCCGCTGGTCTATTACTGGACGCTGTACCGGCCGGAAGCCATGCCGCTGGCCGCCGCCTTCGCCATCGGCCTGTGGCAGGACATCCTGGTGGGCGGGCCGCTCGGTCTGATGGCGCTTCTGCTGGTGGTGACGCGGGGTGTGATCGAGAACCAGCGGCAGGTGTTGCTGACCCAGCCTTTCGCGGTTGGCTGGCTGGGCTTCGCGCTTATTTCGGCCGCGCTGACCATGCTCGCCTGGATGCTCGCCGGCCTGTGGTGGAACCATTGGTTCTCGGTATGGCCGTTCATCGCCCATTGGGGCCTGGGCACCGCTGCCTATGTGCCGCTGGCGATCGGTTTCCGTCAGGTCGACAAGCTGATGTACGAGCACGCCTGA
- the rodA gene encoding rod shape-determining protein RodA → MADARAARDRYRLLVSKLMDLHGSMLIVLLCIAGIGFAMLYSVSSGDFGKLAGRQMVVFAAGFACMVAIALVHIKWWWKLSYAVYGVGLLMLIAVEIIGDIGGGAQRWLDLGFVRLQPSEIMKIGLVMALARYYHGLTLEEVRKMKSLITPALLIGMPSVLVVLQPDLGTMILIAAAGATLLFVAGVPRKVFFVGAVLAVAAAVGGFYQLHDYQRDRVFTFLDPDSDPLGTGYHIQQSKIALGSGGVSGKGFMQGTQSHLDFLPEKQTDFIFTALAEEFGFVGGVTLVTLYAVLIGYGFLIALSARNHFARLMAVGVTTTFFLYAFINIAMVMGLIPVVGVPLPLVSYGGSAMMTLLIGMGLLMNVYVHRNVVLSRQGTTPLARQGTVL, encoded by the coding sequence ATGGCTGACGCGCGCGCCGCCCGCGATCGCTACCGGTTGCTGGTGTCCAAGCTGATGGACCTGCACGGCAGCATGCTGATCGTCTTGCTGTGCATCGCCGGCATCGGCTTCGCCATGCTCTATTCGGTGTCCTCGGGCGATTTCGGCAAGCTGGCGGGACGCCAGATGGTGGTGTTCGCCGCAGGTTTTGCCTGCATGGTCGCGATCGCGCTGGTGCACATCAAATGGTGGTGGAAGTTGTCCTACGCAGTCTATGGCGTCGGTCTCCTCATGCTGATCGCGGTGGAGATCATCGGCGATATCGGCGGCGGGGCGCAGCGGTGGCTGGATCTTGGTTTCGTGCGCTTGCAGCCATCGGAGATCATGAAGATCGGCCTGGTGATGGCGTTGGCCCGCTACTATCACGGCCTGACCCTCGAGGAGGTCAGGAAGATGAAGTCGCTGATCACGCCGGCGCTGTTGATCGGCATGCCCTCGGTGCTCGTGGTGCTGCAGCCGGACCTGGGCACGATGATCCTGATCGCCGCCGCCGGCGCGACGCTGCTGTTCGTGGCGGGGGTGCCGCGAAAGGTCTTCTTCGTGGGCGCCGTCCTTGCGGTGGCGGCCGCCGTGGGCGGCTTCTATCAGCTTCACGATTACCAGCGAGACCGGGTGTTCACGTTCCTCGATCCGGACAGCGACCCGCTGGGCACCGGGTATCACATCCAGCAGTCGAAGATCGCGCTGGGGTCGGGCGGCGTGAGCGGCAAGGGGTTCATGCAGGGCACCCAGTCGCACCTGGATTTCCTGCCCGAAAAGCAGACCGATTTCATCTTCACCGCCCTTGCCGAGGAATTCGGCTTCGTTGGCGGCGTGACGCTGGTGACCCTCTATGCAGTCCTGATCGGCTACGGCTTCCTGATCGCCCTGTCGGCACGCAATCATTTCGCGCGGCTGATGGCGGTGGGCGTCACCACCACGTTTTTCCTCTATGCCTTCATCAACATCGCCATGGTCATGGGGCTTATTCCCGTGGTGGGCGTGCCGCTGCCGCTGGTGTCCTATGGCGGCTCGGCCATGATGACCCTGCTGATCGGCATGGGCCTGCTGATGAACGTCTATGTGCATCGGAACGTGGTTCTGTCGCGCCAGGGAACCACGCCGCTGGCACGGCAGGGAACGGTGCTGTGA
- a CDS encoding aminoglycoside phosphotransferase family protein, producing the protein MEPQASARQLRTRARIAAHALWDLMVRPEAAPGSVPFHAEAITAPWVTAMFADAAPGARAEQVRIVGGDDGSSVRRGIRVDWNEAGIAALLPTRLFAKSTPTLATRLSAGMAAPSEGRFLMEVRPALDIEAPVCRYSGRDADSGRSLHLFDDLTVTRDASFCQADTVIGRAQAEGMIDSLAALHGSLRQAAATDALAWLNTYEAFFEAGRRSGIQDGHEQALTKAAPVIPARLMARRGEIWPAAMRAAAAHADQPRTVIHSDVHLGNWYVTGDGRMGLSDWARVCRGLWARDVAYMLTAALSVENRRAWEHELLGRYLRRVLEGFGIDIGREDAMRAYRQQTFTALLMWTPTLCPPPMLPDMQPEHMSLAMIERICAAIDDHQALDSFGG; encoded by the coding sequence ATGGAGCCACAGGCTTCGGCGAGGCAGCTTCGCACGCGGGCGCGGATCGCGGCGCATGCGCTGTGGGATCTGATGGTGCGGCCCGAGGCGGCGCCGGGCTCGGTGCCGTTTCATGCCGAGGCGATCACCGCGCCCTGGGTGACCGCGATGTTCGCGGACGCGGCGCCCGGCGCCCGGGCCGAGCAGGTACGGATCGTCGGCGGCGACGACGGCTCCAGCGTCCGGCGCGGCATCCGGGTGGACTGGAACGAAGCGGGCATCGCGGCATTGCTGCCGACGCGGCTGTTCGCCAAGTCGACGCCGACCCTGGCGACACGGCTTTCGGCGGGCATGGCCGCGCCGTCGGAAGGGCGGTTTCTCATGGAGGTCCGGCCGGCGCTCGACATCGAGGCGCCGGTCTGCCGCTATTCCGGGCGCGATGCGGATTCAGGCCGGTCGCTGCATCTGTTCGACGATCTCACGGTCACGCGGGACGCCAGCTTCTGCCAGGCCGATACAGTCATCGGCCGGGCGCAGGCCGAGGGCATGATCGACAGCCTTGCCGCGCTGCACGGGTCGCTGCGGCAGGCGGCGGCGACGGATGCGCTGGCGTGGCTCAACACCTATGAGGCATTTTTCGAGGCAGGGCGGCGCAGCGGCATCCAGGATGGGCATGAGCAGGCGCTGACCAAGGCCGCGCCGGTCATCCCGGCGCGGCTGATGGCGCGGCGCGGCGAGATCTGGCCCGCGGCGATGCGGGCGGCGGCCGCCCATGCGGATCAGCCGCGCACCGTGATCCATTCGGACGTGCATTTGGGCAACTGGTACGTGACCGGCGATGGCCGCATGGGGCTGAGCGACTGGGCGCGGGTGTGCCGGGGCCTGTGGGCGCGGGACGTGGCCTATATGCTGACGGCGGCGCTGTCGGTCGAGAACCGGCGGGCCTGGGAGCATGAGCTGCTCGGCCGCTATCTGCGGCGGGTGCTCGAGGGCTTCGGCATCGACATCGGCCGCGAGGATGCGATGCGCGCCTACCGCCAGCAGACCTTCACGGCGCTATTGATGTGGACTCCCACCCTGTGTCCGCCGCCCATGCTGCCCGACATGCAGCCCGAGCACATGTCGCTCGCCATGATTGAGCGCATCTGCGCGGCGATCGACGACCATCAGGCACTGGACAGTTTCGGAGGATGA
- a CDS encoding NADPH-dependent FMN reductase encodes MPHFVTLLGSLRKGSYNNIIAGALPALAPEGVTITALGSVGAVPHYDADVQAQGWPQAVTAMAGAIRAADGIIIVSPEYNYSVPGVLKNAIDWLSRLPEQPFKHKPVLIQSASPGAMGGARMQYHLRQSLVFLDARVFNVPEVMVGAVHNKVNEPAGELIDQGTRDFIAKQLTAFATFAQA; translated from the coding sequence ATGCCACATTTCGTCACCCTGCTGGGCAGCCTGCGCAAGGGCTCCTACAACAACATCATCGCCGGCGCCCTGCCGGCACTGGCGCCCGAGGGGGTTACCATCACCGCGCTGGGATCCGTCGGCGCGGTGCCGCACTATGACGCCGATGTGCAGGCGCAAGGCTGGCCCCAGGCCGTAACCGCCATGGCCGGCGCCATTCGCGCCGCCGACGGGATCATCATCGTCTCGCCCGAATACAATTATTCGGTCCCAGGCGTGCTCAAGAACGCGATCGACTGGTTGTCGCGCCTGCCGGAGCAGCCGTTCAAACACAAGCCGGTGCTGATCCAGAGCGCCTCGCCCGGCGCCATGGGCGGCGCCCGGATGCAGTATCATCTGCGCCAGAGTCTGGTGTTCCTCGACGCCCGGGTATTCAACGTGCCGGAGGTCATGGTTGGCGCCGTCCACAACAAGGTCAATGAACCGGCGGGCGAATTGATCGACCAGGGCACGCGCGACTTCATCGCCAAACAGCTGACGGCGTTCGCCACTTTCGCCCAGGCCTGA
- a CDS encoding GFA family protein yields MECQKRTGSTYGIAAFFSVENVDLVGKAQCYTRSSDTGFDVSFYFCPACGSTVYWKPSRMPALVAVAVGAFADPTFPEPDQSVYSEYRHHWVLTC; encoded by the coding sequence GTGGAGTGTCAGAAGCGGACAGGCAGTACCTATGGGATCGCTGCATTCTTCTCGGTCGAGAATGTAGACTTAGTGGGCAAGGCACAGTGCTACACACGCTCATCCGACACTGGCTTCGACGTTTCCTTCTATTTCTGCCCTGCTTGCGGCTCGACAGTCTACTGGAAGCCCAGCCGAATGCCTGCTCTAGTTGCTGTAGCAGTTGGCGCGTTCGCCGACCCAACATTCCCAGAGCCCGATCAATCCGTTTACAGCGAGTACCGACATCACTGGGTTCTGACCTGCTAA
- a CDS encoding GNAT family N-acetyltransferase: MLDCGCREVHRLSIATPQLDTARLFLRPLEMADAAAVQRVFPQWEIVRYLASHIPWPYPADAALTYFRDRALPAIERGIEWHWSIRPKSAPDRLIGMISLMSRPDENRGFWLDPAWQGRGLMTEACEAVTEFWFDVLGYTVLRAPKAAANTPSRRISARGGMRVIAVDERDYVSGRLRTELWEITRDEWLARRR, encoded by the coding sequence ATGCTAGACTGCGGCTGCCGGGAGGTGCACCGCCTGTCTATTGCGACACCACAACTGGATACCGCCAGACTTTTCCTGCGCCCGCTCGAGATGGCGGACGCAGCAGCGGTCCAGCGTGTCTTCCCACAATGGGAAATCGTCCGCTACCTGGCCAGCCACATTCCTTGGCCCTACCCTGCCGATGCGGCCCTGACCTATTTCCGCGACCGCGCGCTGCCGGCCATAGAGCGCGGGATCGAATGGCACTGGAGCATCCGCCCCAAATCGGCGCCTGACCGGCTGATCGGCATGATCAGCCTGATGTCCAGGCCGGATGAAAACCGAGGCTTCTGGCTGGATCCGGCATGGCAAGGCCGGGGCCTGATGACCGAGGCCTGCGAGGCCGTCACCGAGTTCTGGTTCGATGTCCTGGGCTATACGGTACTGCGCGCTCCCAAGGCCGCAGCCAACACGCCGTCACGGCGCATCTCGGCGCGCGGCGGCATGCGGGTCATCGCCGTCGACGAGCGCGATTACGTCTCGGGCCGGCTTCGCACCGAACTGTGGGAGATCACCCGCGACGAGTGGCTGGCCAGGCGGCGTTAG
- a CDS encoding rod shape-determining protein, producing the protein MFSRLLGLFSNDMAIDLGTANTLVYVKGRGIVLNEPSVVAILDPHGRKQVLAVGNEAKAMLGRTPGNIAAIRPLRDGVIADFEVAEEMIKHFIRKVHNHRSFASPQVVICVPSGSTPVERRAIQESAEAAGARRVFLIEEPMAAAIGAGLPVTEPTGSMVVDIGGGTTEVAVISLGGIVYARSVRVGGDKMDEAIIAYIRRNHNLLIGEASAERIKKEIGTAQSPTNGIGAEIQLKGRDLMHGVPKEIIINQVQIAEALAEPVAAIVDAVKVALEHTAPELAADIVDRGIVLTGGGSLLGEIDQVIRDATGLPVTRAEDPLSCVALGTGKSLEDNLLQAVLLRGY; encoded by the coding sequence ATGTTCTCACGTCTGCTTGGCCTGTTTTCAAACGACATGGCCATCGATCTCGGCACTGCAAACACCCTCGTCTATGTGAAGGGACGCGGCATCGTGCTCAATGAGCCGTCGGTGGTCGCCATCCTGGACCCCCACGGCCGCAAGCAGGTGCTGGCCGTCGGCAACGAGGCCAAGGCCATGCTGGGCCGGACGCCCGGCAACATTGCCGCCATCCGGCCGCTCCGCGACGGCGTCATCGCCGACTTCGAGGTCGCCGAGGAAATGATCAAGCATTTCATCCGCAAGGTGCATAACCACCGTTCCTTCGCCAGCCCGCAGGTGGTGATCTGCGTGCCGTCGGGTTCGACGCCGGTTGAGCGCCGCGCCATTCAGGAATCCGCCGAGGCCGCGGGCGCGCGCCGGGTTTTCCTGATCGAGGAACCCATGGCCGCCGCCATCGGCGCCGGGCTTCCGGTGACCGAGCCGACCGGGTCCATGGTCGTCGACATCGGTGGCGGCACCACCGAGGTGGCGGTGATCTCGCTGGGCGGCATCGTCTATGCGCGGTCGGTGCGCGTCGGCGGCGACAAGATGGACGAGGCGATCATCGCCTATATCCGCCGCAACCATAATCTGCTGATCGGCGAGGCCAGCGCCGAGCGGATCAAGAAGGAGATCGGCACAGCGCAGTCGCCGACCAATGGCATCGGCGCCGAGATCCAGCTCAAGGGCCGCGATCTCATGCACGGCGTGCCCAAGGAAATCATCATCAACCAGGTGCAGATCGCCGAAGCGCTGGCCGAGCCGGTGGCCGCCATCGTCGACGCGGTGAAGGTGGCGCTGGAGCACACGGCGCCGGAGCTTGCCGCCGACATCGTCGACCGGGGCATCGTGCTGACCGGCGGCGGCAGCCTGCTGGGCGAGATCGACCAGGTGATCCGTGATGCGACCGGCCTGCCGGTGACGCGCGCCGAGGACCCGCTGTCCTGCGTCGCGCTCGGCACGGGCAAGTCGCTCGAGGACAACCTGTTGCAAGCCGTCCTGCTCCGGGGTTATTAG
- the mrdA gene encoding penicillin-binding protein 2, whose product MDIKGERYRKLSRRAMILGGAQALGLLTLVGRMVHLQIVNADQYKLLAEENRVDLRLISPLRGRILDRHGMEIANNQLNYRVSVIPEQAGDFEATLRQLAGIIPLPPQKIEAVMRLAARSRRFLPVTVSDNLTWEEFALVNGIAPELPGVQPDAGRSRFYPYPAEFAHLSGYVGQITDKELARLPDDPLYMLPEFRIGKRGLERHHDKVLRGVPGLRRVEVNALGREVRELTRDDGKAGQDLVTTIDADLQRFAMQRLADQSAAVVVMNVHSGEVVTLASAPAFDPNDFNFGIRTDVWKALLADERKPLMNKTVQGQYPPGSTFKPVVAMAALEAGLINPQDTVFCPGSMRFGGRTFHCWKRGGHGSVNMVSAQEQSCDVYFYELARRMDVDTIARMARSFGLGERLGIEIDDEQEGLVPTRAWKRTRKRDRKWHDGETLSVSIGQGYMLATPLQLAVMTARIANGGYAVTPTLLRSNARPGRAADNFPPVGVTPEVLKVAQDGMIAVTEGGRGTAGRSRIRDWPRGLAGKTGTSQVRAISAAMRAGGVPKNESRPWEERDHALFVAWGPIDDPAYAISIIVEHGGGGSAVAAPIARDIMREAFIRDPCGLTGGRPMLAEAALHELRTDGHGQHGHGDHGHGEDDHG is encoded by the coding sequence ATGGACATCAAGGGCGAGCGCTACCGCAAACTCAGCCGCCGGGCCATGATCCTGGGCGGCGCGCAGGCGCTGGGCCTGCTGACCCTGGTCGGGCGGATGGTGCACCTGCAGATCGTCAACGCCGACCAGTACAAGCTGCTGGCCGAGGAAAACCGCGTCGACCTGCGGCTGATCAGTCCGCTGCGCGGCCGCATCCTGGACCGGCACGGCATGGAGATCGCCAACAACCAGCTCAACTACCGGGTCTCGGTCATTCCGGAACAGGCCGGCGACTTCGAGGCCACGCTGAGACAGCTTGCCGGCATCATTCCGCTGCCGCCGCAGAAGATCGAGGCGGTGATGCGCCTGGCGGCGCGGTCGCGCCGGTTTCTGCCGGTGACGGTGTCGGATAACCTGACCTGGGAGGAATTCGCCCTGGTGAACGGCATTGCCCCGGAACTGCCCGGCGTGCAGCCGGACGCGGGCCGCAGCCGGTTCTATCCCTATCCCGCCGAGTTCGCGCATCTGTCCGGCTATGTGGGGCAGATCACCGACAAGGAACTGGCGCGGTTGCCCGACGATCCGCTCTACATGCTGCCGGAGTTCCGCATCGGCAAGCGCGGGCTCGAGCGCCATCACGACAAGGTTCTTCGTGGCGTACCTGGCCTGCGGCGGGTCGAGGTGAATGCGCTGGGCCGGGAGGTCCGCGAATTGACCCGTGACGACGGCAAGGCCGGCCAGGATCTCGTCACCACGATCGACGCCGACCTGCAACGCTTTGCCATGCAGCGTCTGGCGGACCAGAGCGCCGCCGTCGTGGTGATGAACGTCCATTCCGGCGAAGTGGTGACCCTGGCGTCGGCGCCGGCCTTCGATCCCAACGACTTCAACTTCGGGATCAGGACCGATGTCTGGAAGGCGCTGCTGGCCGACGAGCGCAAGCCGCTGATGAACAAGACCGTGCAGGGACAATACCCGCCGGGGTCCACGTTCAAGCCCGTTGTCGCCATGGCGGCGCTGGAAGCGGGGCTGATCAATCCGCAGGATACCGTGTTCTGCCCGGGCTCCATGCGCTTCGGCGGACGCACGTTCCATTGCTGGAAGCGCGGCGGCCACGGTTCGGTGAACATGGTGAGCGCGCAGGAGCAGTCCTGCGATGTCTATTTCTACGAGTTGGCCCGGCGCATGGACGTGGACACCATCGCGCGCATGGCGCGGAGCTTCGGCCTCGGCGAAAGACTCGGCATCGAGATCGATGACGAGCAGGAAGGCCTCGTGCCGACCCGGGCCTGGAAGAGAACCCGCAAGCGCGACCGCAAGTGGCATGACGGCGAGACGCTGAGCGTGTCGATCGGTCAGGGCTATATGCTGGCCACGCCGCTGCAGCTTGCGGTGATGACGGCGCGGATCGCCAATGGCGGCTACGCGGTGACGCCGACCTTGCTCAGAAGCAACGCCAGGCCGGGGCGCGCGGCCGACAATTTCCCGCCCGTGGGCGTCACGCCGGAGGTGCTGAAGGTTGCCCAGGACGGCATGATCGCGGTGACCGAAGGCGGGCGCGGTACCGCCGGGCGATCGCGCATCCGCGACTGGCCCAGGGGACTCGCCGGCAAGACCGGTACATCGCAGGTTCGGGCGATCAGCGCCGCCATGCGTGCGGGCGGCGTGCCCAAGAACGAAAGCCGTCCGTGGGAGGAACGCGACCACGCGCTGTTCGTCGCCTGGGGGCCCATCGATGACCCGGCCTATGCGATCTCCATCATCGTCGAGCATGGCGGCGGCGGGTCCGCGGTGGCGGCGCCCATCGCCCGCGACATCATGCGCGAGGCATTCATTCGCGACCCCTGCGGCCTGACCGGCGGCCGGCCAATGCTGGCCGAGGCGGCATTGCACGAGCTGCGCACGGACGGCCACGGCCAACACGGTCACGGCGATCACGGCCATGGCGAGGATGACCATGGCTGA
- the mreC gene encoding rod shape-determining protein MreC → MAPRLPFAIFVAVSFGLLIVSKVYPTLNERVQGVLIDVAAPVVDVLGEPVTAVRGLGVALTDTLNGAAKVEALREENERLRRWRNVAMRLDDENAQLRALMRVSEDIDIPAISARVVSDPGGPFVRAILLDAGVGKGISKFQPVMDQSGVVGRIVTVGRQSSRALLLTDLNSRIPVFIRRTGDRAILVGDNSDRPKLAYLPMQSSARVGDEVFTSGDGGIFPPKLAVGVVDFVEGSTVRVNLTADLSRLDYVNVMAYEPLEKPEQSPVAQPLDGLLPGPALAAETGGIEPPMGIATMPEPVLPSPPLTTIRRAPAPSGAPPPDEGGPEPALEPADPAPEEPPGETPPPAAGGNR, encoded by the coding sequence TTGGCGCCGCGGCTTCCGTTTGCCATCTTCGTGGCGGTGTCGTTCGGGTTGCTGATCGTTTCCAAGGTTTATCCCACGCTCAATGAGCGGGTGCAGGGCGTGCTGATCGACGTCGCCGCGCCGGTGGTCGACGTGCTGGGCGAGCCGGTCACCGCCGTGCGCGGGCTTGGGGTGGCGCTCACGGACACGCTGAACGGCGCGGCCAAGGTCGAGGCGCTTCGAGAGGAGAACGAGCGCCTGAGGCGCTGGCGTAACGTCGCCATGCGGCTCGACGACGAGAACGCGCAGCTTCGCGCGCTGATGCGGGTGAGCGAGGATATCGACATCCCGGCCATTTCCGCCCGCGTTGTCAGTGACCCCGGCGGCCCGTTCGTGCGCGCCATCCTGCTCGATGCAGGCGTGGGCAAGGGCATCAGCAAGTTTCAGCCGGTGATGGACCAGTCGGGCGTGGTCGGCCGCATTGTCACCGTGGGGCGCCAATCGTCGCGGGCGCTGCTGCTGACCGACCTGAACAGCCGTATCCCTGTGTTCATCCGCCGCACCGGCGACCGGGCGATCCTGGTGGGCGACAACAGCGACAGGCCCAAGCTGGCCTATCTGCCGATGCAGTCGTCGGCCCGGGTCGGTGACGAGGTGTTCACCTCGGGTGACGGCGGTATCTTTCCGCCAAAGCTTGCCGTCGGCGTGGTCGATTTCGTCGAGGGGTCGACCGTCCGGGTGAATCTGACCGCCGATCTGTCGCGCCTTGATTACGTCAACGTCATGGCCTACGAACCGCTCGAGAAGCCAGAGCAGAGCCCGGTCGCGCAGCCGCTCGACGGCCTCCTGCCGGGGCCGGCGCTCGCGGCGGAGACCGGCGGCATCGAGCCACCGATGGGTATCGCGACAATGCCGGAGCCCGTGCTGCCCAGCCCGCCGCTGACCACGATACGGCGGGCGCCGGCGCCCTCCGGGGCGCCGCCGCCCGATGAAGGTGGCCCGGAACCGGCACTGGAGCCCGCCGATCCCGCGCCGGAAGAACCGCCTGGCGAGACGCCGCCACCAGCGGCAGGAGGCAATCGATGA